A genomic window from Fusarium oxysporum Fo47 chromosome X, complete sequence includes:
- a CDS encoding transmembrane amino acid transporter protein-domain-containing protein encodes MATTSPKAKSAKPANMMDDPETADDIQVSQQKQLATQGNAHFHRLGWKRLAVVTIVEAIALGALSLPSAYHTLGMFPGVFLTITLGLVSIFTSYIVGQVKLKFPHVAHYADAGRLLLGRFGYEIFGAALVLELVMVVGSHALTGSIALIDINGGHVCSIVFSAVSAIILLILAIPPSFTEVAILGYIDFVSILAAIGITVIATGIQASDSAGGLSGVEWSAWPKEDLSFAEAFVAVSNIIFAFSFAIGQFSFMDEMHTPTDYMKSIYASCFIQIAIYTLTGALCYAFIGPSVQSPALLSAGPLISKIAFGVALPVIFISGSINSTVALRYLHGRMFKDSILRYVNTPMGWVSWITLVTIFTIIAWVIAEAIPIFSDLLSLASALFVSGFSFWIPGVMWFVLLCEGKWFSKKNMLMSLGSILAFIIGIVTLGAGTYATIKDIIDITSDGSAHAPFTCRSS; translated from the exons ATGGCTACCACATCGCCCAAGGCCAAGTCCGCCAAACCCGCCAACATGATGGACGATCCTGAGACAGCGGATGATATCCAAGTCTCCCAGCAGAAGCAGCTCGCTACCCAAGGAAATGCTCACTTCCACCGCCTGGGATGGAAGCGTCTCGCCGTCGTCACAATCGTCGAGGCTATTGCCCTCGGCGCCCTCAGCCTTCCTTCAGCCTATCACACGCTGGGCATGTTCCCCGGTGTCTTCCTCACAATCACTCTCGGCCTCGTCTCCATCTTCACCAGCTACATCGTCGGCCAAGTCAAGCTGAAATTTCCCCACGTGGCGCACTATGCTGATGCCGGACGCCTACTTCTCGGTCGCTTTGGCTATGAGATTTTCGGTGCTGCCCTCGTTCTCGAGCTTGTTATGGTTGTTGGTTCGCATGCCTTGACTGGTAGCATTGCgctcatcgacatcaacgGTGGACACGTCTGCTCCATCGTCTTCTCTGCTGTTTCGGCTATCATCCTTCTGATCCTCGCCATCCCCCCATCTTTCACCGAAGTCGCCATTCTAGGATATATCGATTTCGTGTCTATCCTTGCCGCCATTGGCATCACCGTCATTGCCACCGGTATTCAAGCTAGCGATTCAGCTGGTGGACTCTCTGGCGTTGAGTGGTCTGCTTGGCCCAAGGAGGACCTCAGCTTCGCCGAGGCATTCGTCGCTGTCAGCAACATCATCTTCGCCTTCAGCTTCGCAATCGGTCAATTCTCCTTCATGGACGAGATGCACACACCAACCGATTACATGAAGTCCATCTACGCCTCCTGCTTCATCCAAATTGCGATCTACACTCTGACTGGAGCCCTGTGCTACGCTTTTATCGGACCCTCAGTGCAATCGCCCGCATTGCTCTCCGCCGGACCACTTATTTCCAAGATCGCCTTTGGAGTCGCTCTACCCGTCATCTTTATTTCCGGTTCGATCAATTCTACCGTTGCCCTTCGATATCTTCATGGCCGTATGTTCAAGGACTCAATTCTGCGATATGTCAACACCCCCATGGGTTGGGTCAGCTGGATCACTCTTGTGaccatcttcaccatcatcgcTTGGGTCATCGCTGAGGCTATCCCCATTTTCTCTGACTTGCTCTCTCTGGCCTCGGCTCTCTTTGTCTCCGGTTTCTCTTTCTGGATCCCCGGTGTCATGTGGTTCGTCTTGCTCTGCGAGGGCAAGTGGTTttccaagaagaacatgttgatgagcttgggaAGCATCCTGGCCTTTATCATCGGAATCGTTACACTTGGTGCTGGTACATATGCCACCATTAAAGATATC ATTGACATTACTTCCGATGGCTCTGCTCATGCTCCTTTCACTTGCCGATCAAGTTAA
- a CDS encoding uncharacterized protein (expressed protein) gives MDSPLTYFSMVDHFPLKTFKQTTTTMAETKKTKNDTKKTAKNKANPTGGKKRKASEMTADPAPAAPVANNPPAFADGPSAAAPSSSPAAPWGGLPRPKRYPIREHYDTKLAHLKAVAAFKRARLDFNIADINWIKREQERLAACLEKVTGLCDGDADSINNLDEQIATLEAQGEEASATSSQDWIERRRIKMAEEKAAAAATETEGSEPTTSNVMILFLNHEASISTDITTAFDKPN, from the exons ATGGACAGCCCGCTAACATATTTCTCTATGGTAGATCATTTCCCCTTGAAAACTT TCAAACAAACAACTACCAC CATGGCCGAAACTAAGAAGACT AAGAACGACACAAAGAAGACTGCC aagaacaaggcaaaCCCCACTGGGGGCAAG aagcgcaaggct TCCGAGATGACCGCCGATCCGGCGCCTGCGGCCCCCGTGGCCAACAAC CCACCTGCCTTTGCCGACGGCCCTTCGGCTGCGGCcccctcctcttctcccgcGGCCCCTTGGGGTGGGCTCCCTCGGCCCAAGCGCTAT CCCATTCGCGAG CACTACGACACGAAGCTCGCC CATCTGAAAGCTGTAGCCGCG TTCAAGCGCGCTCGGCTTGAC TTCAACATCGCCGACATCAAC TGGATCAAACGTGAGCAGGAGCGCCTTGCGGCGTGTCTTGAGAAGGTCACCGGCCTTTGTGAT GGTGACGCCGACTCCATCAAC AACCTCGATGAACAGATTGCG ACCCTTGAGGCTCAGGGTGAGGAGGCTTCAGCCACCTCCTCTCAA GACTGGATCGAAAGACGCCGC ATCAAGatggctgaggagaaggctgccGCT GCCGCTACCGAGACGGAGGGCTCCGAGCCCACAACCTCCAACGTGA TGATTCTTTTTCTAAACCA TGAGGCAAGCATCAGTACTGATATCACTACCGCATTTGACAAACCGAATTAG
- a CDS encoding NADP-dependent oxidoreductase domain-containing protein has product MASQPSLLAATAKLNNGLIIPRIQLGLYMMSTKEATDAVRQGLLTGYRGFDCAQMYHNERQAGKAISDFLASSENTAGLKREDIWYTSKLASCDESYDAVRRSVKKSVEASGLGYIDLFLLHSPYGGKTARLTSWKALEDAVDAGEIRAAGVSNFGSAHIEELMSSNPRIPPVINQIEVHPFNTQEGIRATCAKHNIAIEAYAPLARAERMDHPAIVNMAKKYSVTPAQIFVKWGLQHDFITLPKSTKQKRMIENASVDGFEISEEDMKELDGLDEHLVTDWDPTNAP; this is encoded by the exons ATGGCGTCTCAACCCTCACTTCTCGCAGCCACGGCCAAG CTCAACAATGGCCTCATCATTCCCCGCATCCAACTCGGTCTCTACATGATGTCCACCAAAGAAGCCACCGATGCAGTTCGTCAAGGCCTTCTCACCGGCTACCGCGGTTTTGACTGCGCACAAATGTACCACAATGAGCGCCAAGCCGGTAAAGCCATCAGTGACTTTCTCGCCAGTAGTGAGAACACGGCGGGTTTGAAGCGCGAGGATATTTGGTACACCTCCAAGCTCGCCAGCTGCGACGAGTCGTATGATGCTGTGCGAAGATCCGTCAAGAAATCGGTTGAGGCCTCGGGCTTGGGATACATTGACTTGTTCCTCCTTCATAGCCCGTATGGTGGAAAGACAGCCAGACTTACGAGCTGGAAGGcccttgaagatgctgttgatgcgGGTGAAATTCGCGCTGCTGGCGTCAGCAACTTTGGTTCTGCTCAT atcgaggagcTCATGTCCTCCAACCCTCGTATCCCTCCTGTGATCAACCAGATCGAAGTCCATCCTTTCAACACTCAAGAAGGTATCCGCGCCACTTGCGCCAAGCACAACATTGCCATCGAGGCCTACGCTCCCCTCGCTCGAGCTGAGCGTATGGATCACCCTGCCAttgtcaacatggccaaAAAGTACTCCGTTACGCCTGCCCAAATCTTTGTCAA GTGGGGACTTCAACATGACTTTATCACTCTCCCCAAGAGTACCAAGCAGAAACGCATGATCGAGAACGCAAGCGTTGATGGATTCGAGATTTCGGAGGAAGATATGAAGGAACTGGATGGCTTGGATGAGCATTTGGTTACAGACTG GGACCCAACCAACGCGCCCTGA
- a CDS encoding acyltransferase 3 produces the protein MLPIARSRQSVSMGGQQPDLLPRSEHEDKPSSSAPASRFNRDKIRCLDGLRGIACLLVFNYHFFWPWTPAIMLGYGAFPPRAPEPYWGLQSLPIICLLHRGRAMVAIFFAISGYVICRHILRLIHERKLDTAYQKLASSVFRRVFRLYIPPTISMFLVAVLAQIGVFKSEFAIYKGPDSHYINATITHADLAEGNFCANGTAVRGAAGIANYLGIETTTYLRNTTGYPEGNTTEWTDMLLCVNHTTRSYGPSQLYTLESEYEAQFPKNDTNSTKPVKDTTGMERLAALSYLDDEDDLDLTFGNATNATNPLNLTWVQMGGSWEEHPFIHPNLTYAMKNFTRSYAEWANPFNFGHYHTRYDPHTFTIPMEFRGSMVIYIFLLGTAAIKAKWRTRIGCFLSAYSLFIGRWDMATFLGGMLLSEHDVRRSSDLPPSAAGAKGRGGDFQRTTKGTALRWAGIVLALYFLSYPDSGAEYTPGFAYLSTWVPKYYTPLSGWMFYEAMGAVLLVACILRSPVLVRFLESRLPQYLGKVSFSLYLVHGPVLHSLGFWIMPRLFDSFGKTGGYAIGWVVLLAVTFYLTDLWNKKIDGWSVTVGRRVEKMLSED, from the coding sequence ATGCTTCCAATCGCTAGATCAAGACAATCCGTCAGCATGGGCGGGCAACAGCCGGATCTGCTGCCTCGCTCCGAGCACGAAGATAAGCCCTCATCGTCAGCCCCAGCCTCGCGCTTCAACAGAGACAAGATCAGATGCCTCGACGGTCTGCGCGGAATCGCAtgtcttcttgtcttcaaTTACCATTTCTTCTGGCCATGGACGCCTGCTATCATGTTAGGCTATGGCGCGTTCCCTCCCCGCGCGCCTGAGCCGTATTGGGGACTGCAGTCGTTGCCTATTATTTGTCTCTTGCATCGTGGACGTGCTATGGTTGCCATTTTCTTCGCCATCTCGGGTTATGTTATTTGCCGCCATATTCTCCGTTTGATTCATGAGCGCAAGCTTGATACTGCTTATCAGAAGCTTGCCTCGTCTGTTTTCCGACGTGTCTTTCGCCTCTATATTCCTCCCACCATCAGCATGTTCCTTGTCGCTGTGCTAGCTCAAATCGGTGTCTTCAAGTCCGAGTTCGCCATTTACAAGGGTCCCGACTCTCACTACATCAATGCGACAATTACTCATGCTGATTTGGCTGAGGGTAACTTCTGTGCTAACGGCACCGCTGTGAGAGGAGCAGCAGGTATTGCTAATTACCTGGGAATAGAGACCACCACGTATCTTCGCAATACCACTGGATATCCTGAAGGAAACACTACAGAATGGACAGATATGCTCCTCTGTGTCAATCACACAACACGATCGTACGGACCCTCTCAGCTCTACACCTTGGAATCCGAGTATGAAGCTCAGTTCCCCAAGAATGACACCAACTCCACCAAGCCTGTCAAGGATACCACTGGCATGGAGCGACTCGCAGCTCTCAGCTACCtcgatgacgaagatgatcTGGATCTCACCTTCGGTAATGCCACCAATGCCACAAACCCATTGAACCTTACTTGGGTTCAGATGGGAGGCTCATGGGAGGAGCATCCCTTCATCCACCCAAACTTGACATACGCGATGAAGAACTTTACCAGATCCTACGCCGAGTGGGCCAACCCCTTCAACTTCGGTCACTACCATACACGCTATGATCCGCATACCTTCACAATCCCAATGGAATTCCGTGGCTCGATGGTCATTTacatcttccttcttggcacCGCTGCGATCAAGGCCAAATGGCGAACGAGAATCGGCTGCTTCCTCTCGGCGTACAGTCTCTTCATCGGACGATGGGACATGGCGACTTTCTTGGGCGGTATGTTGCTTTCAGAGCATGATGTTCGTCGTTCATCAGATCTGCCACCATCGGCTGCTGGCGCGAAGGGTCGCGGGGGAGATTTCCAACGGACAACAAAGGGAACGGCGCTGCGATGGGCTGGTATCGTCCTGGCGTTGTATTTCTTGTCGTATCCTGACTCTGGTGCTGAGTACACGCCGGGTTTCGCCTATCTTTCGACCTGGGTACCCAAGTACTACACGCCGCTGTCTGGCTGGATGTTCTACGAGGCGATGGGCGCCGTGCTCCTCGTTGCGTGCATCCTGCGAAGTCCAGTGCTCGTTCGTTTCCTTGAGAGCCGCCTCCCGCAGTATCTAGGAAAGGTCAGCTTCTCGCTGTATCTTGTCCACGGACCTGTGTTGCATAGCTTGGGCTTTTGGATCATGCCGAGACTGTTCGACAGCTTTGGAAAGACGGGCGGATACGCGATCGGTTGGGTTGTTCTGCTGGCCGTCACGTTTTACTTGACGGATCTGTGGAACAAGAAGATTGATGGTTGGAGTGTGACGGTTGGAAGAAGAGTGGAGAAAATGCTTTCAGAGGACTAA
- a CDS encoding P-loop containing nucleoside triphosphate hydrolase protein codes for MKRLPEIVASPCLDLLNPKHVSRRHLVVESPFLAEGLCDLVEYYPSFHEMLLDDSKGGELRIEEPFAVLFHHFDAIAAMANETNGPTVCNAEDERMDKGTDLKVVHSQHLMEFLRPIYTESILTCQEHLSSSVPQVAFDMVWYPLKPGTDVYVQVDGSTHAAVVMGVRRADVSASRVWGSGSDGSWLVDLWRLESDGSSLGRGFFSASVNSYSGLRDVVSLPVCPVSIWDAHDDGERRGRILRRAATFIKALRRGNLLVDYKGPIKHTAQYYTGKVVIDHRRGRAESDIHRTLSPEVRDYSTRFQESFYTTKDTGNRLPNPVSRRANSNDAMVNGEEMQVWLDNVPEHRPLDIIRVDISGYVVEQLTEHQLLLLCPNALAYGLRRKHWMLISLDYVEESVPSDESISNLIIAQDELKTIQALSNRQNSETRHWSADFIEGKGSGQIILLHGPPGVGKTYTVEAISEWLHRPLLALTVADIGTVETLVEGELMKWFDLAEAWNAVLLVDEADIFLERRQNRDLARNGLVSAFLRRMEYFKGLLFLTTNRVGQIDDAFISRVHVAIGYEALDEETRRKVWSGFFRKLVRERAGKVQIASDAKKWVLETAGETSLNGRDIRNALQTAITLAEFESEEDPDYDAALVTVVTKAHFQKVLEMCNRFRSYVTSIRREDEMKRAQGRGDRNDYGNGFDSRMC; via the exons ATGAAGAGGCTACCGGAAATAGTGGCTTCGCCTTGCCTTGATCTGTTGAATCCAAAGCATGTTTCCCGACGACATCTCGTGGTGGAATCCCCGTTCCTTGCTGAGGGCCTCTGTGACCTCGTTGAATATTATCCGTCATTCCATGAGATGTTGTTGGATGACTCAAAAGGAGGAGAGCTGAGGATTGAAGAGCCCTTTGCTGTTCTTTTTCACCATTTTGACGCTATCGCAGCCATGGCCAACGAAACTAACGGTCCAACGGTTTGCAACGCTGAGGATGAACGTATGGATAAAGGAACGGACTTGAAAGTCGTTCATTCACAGCATTTGATGGAATTTCTCAGGCCAATCTACACTGAGTCCATCCTAACATGTCAAGAGCATCTTTCCAGCTCCGTCCCGCAGGTCGCGTTTGACATGGTCTGGTATCCTCTCAAACCCGGGACAGATGTCTATGTACAAGTTGACGGATCAACGCATGCTGCAGTTGTGATGGGCGTCAGACGAGCTGATGTTTCTGCGTCCAGGGTGTGGGGGTCCGGGAGTGACGGGTCTTGGCTGGTCGACCTCTGGCGGCTTGAAAGTGATGGCTCCAGCCTCGGAAGAGGCTTCTTTTCTGCAAGCGTAAACTCTTACTCTGGTCTCCGAGATGTAGTTAGTCTTCCAGTGTGTCCAGTTTCAATTTGGGATGCGCACGACGATGGCGAGCGACGTGGGAGGATCTTACGCCGCGCTGCAACTTTCATCAAGGCGCTTCGACGGGGCAATCTCCTCGTGGATTACAAGGGACCCATCAAACATACGGCCCAATAT TACACGGGAAAGGTGGTTATCGACCATCGAAGAGGTCGTGCGGAATCTGACATCCACCGGACCCTTTCTCCAGAGGTTCGAGACTATTCAACCCGATTCCAGGA GTCCTTCTACACCACCAAAGATACTGGAAACCGTCTCCCGAACCCTGTATCCAGACGGGCCAACAGCAACGACGCCATGGTTAACGGGGAGGAGATGCAGGTATGGCTTGACAATGTACCTGAGCACCGTCCCCTCGACATTATTCGCGTAGATATCAGCGGTTACGTCGTGGAACAACTCACAGAGCACCAACTCCTTTTGCTATGCCCAAACGCTTTGGCATATGGCCTGAGACGCAAGCACTGGA tGTTGATCTCTCTCGACTATGTTGAAGAGTCCGTGCCATCAGATGAGAGTATTTCGAACCTCATTATTGCCCAGGATGAGTTGAAGACCATACAGGCTCTTTCGAATCGCCAGAATAGTGAGACAAGACACTGGTCGGCGGATTTCATTGAGGGGAAGGGATCGGGGCAGATCATACTGCTACATG GTCCCCCAGGAGTCGGCAAGACTTACACAGTCG AAGCTATCTCTGAATGGTTGCACAGGCCACTCCTCGCTCTCACAGTGGCTGATATCGGCACGGTCGAAACACTCGTTGAAGGCGAGCTTATGAAATGGTTTGATCTTGCGGAAGCTTGGAACGCAGTGCTTCTCGTTGATGAAGCAGATATCTTCCTCGAACGACGGCAAAATAGAGACCTCGCCAGAAACGGACTGGTATCAG CCTTCCTGCGACGAATGGAATACTTCAAAGGTCTGCTGTTCCTGACTACCAACCGCGTTGGACAAATCGACGACGCCTTCATTTCACGCGTCCACGTGGCAATCGGATATGAGGCCCTCGACGAAGAGACCAGGCGAAAGGTCTGGAGTGGCTTTTTCCGCAAACTGGTGCGCGAACGTGCTGGCAAGGTACAGATCGCATCAGACGCGAAGAAATGGGTTCTTGAGACCGCTGGCGAGACGAGTCTTAACGGACGGGATATTCGCAATGCGTTGCAGACAGCTATCACGCTGGCAGAGTTTGAGAGtgaagaagatccagatTATGATGCTGCATTGGTAACAGTTGTCACTAAGGCCCATTTTCAGAAGGTACTGGAGATGTGCAATCGGTTCCGCAGCTATGTAACGAGCATTCGGAGGGAAGACGAGATGAAGCGTGCCCAAGGGCGTGGGGATCGGAATGATTATGGCAATGGGTTTGATAGCAGGATGTGCTAA
- a CDS encoding class I glutamine amidotransferase-like protein, whose translation MSPPRRALISITSASATLFDGKETTGLFITEALHPYTVLRAAGFEVDLASETGTYTPDWLSQQPDFLNGDDLAIWNDTNSEFRKKLDNMTKASELDPSKYGLFYASAGHAALIDYPTASSLQNIAAQVWASGGVVSTVCHGPAIFANLIDPTTNEPLIKGKKITGFTTEAENTMKIMGELRSWGSEMVEEVAARLGATYERAPGIWDDFHVVDGRLVTGQNPASATSTAEAAVVVFEKL comes from the exons AtgtctcctcctcgtcgtgCTCTGATCAGCATCACCTCTGCTTCTGCCACTCTCTTTGACGGCAAAGAGACCACCggtctcttcatcactgaAGCTCTTCATCCCTACACGGTCTTGAGGGCTGCCGGATTTGAGGTGGACCTCGCCTCCGAGACTGGCACTTACACGCCTGACTGGCTCTCTCAGCAGCCTGACTTCCTCAATGGTGACGATCTGGCTATCTGGAATGACACCAACAGCGAGTTCCGCAAGAAGCTTGACAACATGACCAAAGCCTCTGAGCTTGACCCATCCAAGTATGGTCTGTTCTACGCCTCAGCTGGACATGCAGCTCTCATTGACTACCCCACTGCATCTTCTCTCCAAAACATCGCTGCTCAGGTCTGGGCTAGCGGTGGAGTCGTCTCGACTGTTTGTCACGGCCCAGCCATCTTTGCCAATCTCATTGACCCCACCACCAATGAGCCTCTGATTAAGGGAAAAAAGATCACCGGTTTTACTACCGAGGCTGAGAACACGATGAAGATTATGGGCGAGCTTCGAAGCTGGGGCTCCGAGATGGTCGAGGAAGTTGCCGCTCGTCTTGGCGCAACCT ATGAGCGTGCCCCTGGTATCTGGGATGATTTCCATGTCGTTGATGGTCGCTTGGTCACTGGTCAGAATCCTGCTAGCGCTACTTCGACTGCCGAGGCGGCTGTAGTTgtgtttgagaagctttgA
- a CDS encoding fungal-specific transcription factor domain-containing protein: MSEPDPRASEAHQTLGFIRRKRKQVGRACDGCRLQRIKCDNSVPCLNCRTRGRECSNNNAPTVTTLPQAQDEIDKLRRRVKELEAQLLQARNSETPTSQQQEPTPPGGSPALTRPATQESSKTKFWDGVYLRPARSPHSAWFGPSSLYFFIHRLSTFLSAQADHMLIHLASNLEQLGQPTVTQDSSRLLAPLTRVNEEGFYLTPVQEGYFINLYWETYHTCIYAVVDEASFKAHYQSLYVDVPAGSPRKPSALVDIILAMCMQYHTSALPCGQQGNILEDNDATMAGRWYYRRAQTLLACEVESPSISTLQCHLLCALYVCGGSFHNMADTTISLAIRTAYMLGLHLDPPPTMPRHEREFRRRLWWSVFEADSKVGMKVGRPFLIRDSYVMPDLPSDTLEVAIESGSAFPPIGDNATWLSLNLQRTKLYQTARALNQAFYGHELRVAEGHSVYDDPNTMEDLANAWSPKTIALTEWTKQIPRALKTSRKHGSPYSLDDSILGIEQFAPQWLQRQRLHLELEYHHLCIGLHRPFLSFAPQQGSSATVMAVKCAQHAIQLTNINHQVLSKTPILNGWHEAFQWQWSAAMTLVGFAVAYLNHPLAPAVRSSIKLAVSVLDIFARSFDAASKAAVIVRTLHTNIESVMAQFEMQSGPTTVATMDGSVLYNPPAQGGMANAVANQFDPIGGDFDLLDMAMNVDFWADLDMLLPGISGTITDTAAI, encoded by the coding sequence ATGAGTGAGCCAGACCCTAGAGCGAGTGAAGCTCACCAAACACTCGGATTCATTAGGCGGAAGCGAAAACAAGTCGGTAGAGCTTGTGATGGCTGTCGACTCCAGCGGATAAAATGCGACAACAGCGTTCCATGTCTCAACTGTCGCACGCGCGGTCGCGAGTGCAGTAACAATAACGCGCCTACTGTGACGACTCTTCCTCAAGCGCAAGATGAGATCGATAAACTGAGGCGGCGGGTGAAAGAGCTCGAGGCTCAACTTTTGCAGGCGCGGAATAGCGAGACGCCCACTtcacagcaacaagaaccGACACCACCTGGCGGATCTCCAGCTCTCACAAGACCAGCGACTCAGGAAAGCTCGAAGACGAAATTTTGGGATGGCGTGTACCTTCGCCCGGCACGATCGCCGCACAGCGCTTGGTTCGGGCCTTCGTCACTTTACTTCTTCATCCACCGACTCAGCACATTTCTCAGCGCTCAAGCCGACCACATGCTCATTCACCTCGCTAGCAATTTAGAACAGTTGGGACAGCCGACAGTAACGCAAGACTCTTCGCGCCTGCTGGCACCTCTCACGCGCGTCAACGAGGAGGGATTTTATCTCACCCCAGTTCAAGAAGGGTACTTCATCAACCTGTACTGGGAAACATACCATACATGCATCTATGCTGTGGTGGATGAGGCGAGTTTCAAGGCGCATTATCAATCACTGTACGTCGATGTACCAGCCGGATCGCCGAGAAAGCCATCCGCATTGGTAGACATCATACTCGCCATGTGCATGCAATATCACACGTCGGCCCTCCCATGCGGTCAGCAAGGCAACATCCTCGAAGACAACGATGCAACCATGGCTGGTCGATGGTACTACCGAAGAGCACAGACACTCTTGGCTTGCGAGGTCGAGagtccatccatctcaactCTTCAGTGCCATTTGCTCTGCGCGTTGTACGTTTGTGGAGGATCCTTTCACAACATGGCAGACACAACCATTTCCCTTGCGATTCGGACAGCTTACATGTTAGGCCTGCACCTGGATCCGCCACCCACAATGCCACGACACGAGCGCGAATTCCGACGACGACTATGGTGGTCTGTTTTTGAGGCTGATTCGAAGGTCGGTATGAAGGTCGGCCGCCCGTTCCTCATTCGCGACTCGTACGTCATGCCCGATCTGCCCAGTGATACCCTTGAAGTAGCGATTGAGTCCGGCTCGGCATTTCCTCCCATCGGAGATAACGCTACATGGCTCAGTCTCAACCTGCAGCGCACGAAGTTGTACCAAACCGCCAGAGCTCTGAATCAAGCCTTTTACGGTCATGAGTTGAGGGTTGCCGAGGGACATTCTGTCTATGATGATCCAAACACAATGGAAGATCTTGCAAATGCTTGGAGCCCAAAAACAATAGCCCTCACAGAGTGGACAAAGCAGATTCCCCGAGCCCTCAAGACAAGCCGGAAACACGGCAGCCCGTACTCCCTCGATGACTCCATTCTCGGTATCGAGCAGTTTGCACCACAGTGGCTTCAGCGACAGCGCTTACACCTCGAACTCGAATATCATCACCTTTGCATCGGTCTCCATCGTCCGTTTCTGTCGTTTGCTCCACAGCAGGGAAGTTCGGCAACGGTAATGGCAGTCAAGTGCGCACAGCATGCGATCCAGCTCACAAACATCAACCACCAGGTTTTATCCAAGACTCCAATCCTCAACGGCTGGCATGAAGCTTTCCAGTGGCAATGGAGCGCAGCGATGACCTTGGTGGGATTTGCTGTTGCGTATCTCAATCACCCACTCGCGCCAGCCGTACGCTCATCCATAAAGCTCGCTGTCTCTGTCCTCGACATCTTCGCTCGTAGCTTTGATGCTGCTTCCAAAGCTGCGGTCATCGTTCGTACCCTACACACGAACATTGAGTCCGTCATGGCGCAGTTCGAGATGCAATCGGGCCCGACGACTGTGGCAACCATGGATGGTTCCGTCTTGTATAATCCACCTGCCCAAGGAGGAATGGCGAACGCAGTCGCAAATCAGTTTGATCCAATTGGTGGAGATTTCGATCTCCTGGACATGGCGATGAATGTGGACTTTTGGGCTGACCTCGATATGCTTCTACCAGGGATTTCGGGGACTATAACTGATACAGCTGCGATTTAG